CCCATGCCTGACGCGAGCTTCACCCAAAGTGCCGCCTCGGATCCTCAACCCGATCACATCAGCGGGTAAATGGAGGTGCCCAGCTGGCTGAGGCGCGCGCGTGCCCGGCTGGCCGCGATCAGGCGGCGATCACGGGCTCCGTGGCGGGCAGATCGATATCGAAGCGGCCGGCGATGCCATCGTCGGCGGTATACGACAGGGTGCCACCATGGCGCTCGATCAAGGCCCGCGCAGTGGCCAGCCCGAAGCCGATATAGCCGGCGCGGCGGACCGTCTGCGGCGGCAGAACCTGGGCGGGTATTGCCGCCGCCACCACCGGCGGCGATACCTGGGATTCGGTCAGCGCGGCCGACAGATGCAGGCGATCGCCGGCGATCCGCCAGTCCAGACCAATCGTCGCCGTGCCGTCGACCGCAGCGCTGACATATTCGCAGACCTTCACCAGAGCCTGCACGAGCCGTTGCAGGTCGCCCGGCACGGTCAGACCGGCGGCGGCAGACGGCGCCGGGCTGATGATCAGGAGGCTGCCGGCCGTGGCCGCGGCCTCGGTGGCGATGGTCTCCAGCAGCAGGCTGAGCACGATCGGCGCGCGGGTGAGGGTGAACTGCCCGCTCTCCAGCCGCTCCACATCCAGAATATCGTCGATCACGGCCGTCAGCCGGTCACCATTGCGCATCGCCATGCGCAGCAGCCCGGCGAGCGGTTCCGAAACCGGGCCACCGACGCCGCTACAGGCCAGCTTCAGCGCGCCGACGATCGCGGTGGTCGGGGTCCGCAACTCATGGGCCGCCACTGCGACGAAGGCCGCTTTCAGGCGGTCCATGCGCCGGGCCTCGCTGACATCGCGGATCACGGCGATCGCCCCGTCAAAGCCTGCCGAAGGGTCGTGCAACGCGATCAGCGTCGCTTCGGCGGTCCTGCCGGTGGCAATCATGCCGCCGCCCGGCGCAGGGCGGGCGATCGGGAAGCTCCGGGTCACCACGTCCTGGTCGCGCAACGTTTCCATAATGCCGCGCGTGACGCTGATGGCGTCGGATGGCTGGATCAGAAGGCCAAGCGGCTGCCCCCACAATGCTGCCGGCTCCACGCCATAGATCCTGGCGGTCGACGGGCTGACATCGATCATCATGCCTTGGGCGTCCGCCACCACCAGCCCGTCGGTCAGGTGTTCGAAAACCAGGGCCTTCCGGTGGCGCTGTGCCAGATCGCGATGTTCGGCGGTCACGTCGATCAGCGCCACCGCGCGCCCGCCATCGCCGCCGTCATGGCTGCGCAGCCGCAGCCATCGCCCGTCGGCAAGTGCTATGTCGGTCTGGCCGGCCAATGGCCGGGACCGATCGCGCCGGGGTTCGGGCAGGGCGGGTGGCGTGGCACCGCCCAGGATGGCGACAAGGGCGCCGCGTGTGGCCTCGGGATCGGCCGCTGCCATGGCGATCGCGCGGCCAAGCCCCTCGGCGGTGCCGAGGCCGCCGACGGACAGGGTTTCACGCGGCAGGTAGCGCAACAGTTGATCATTCGCCACAGTGATCCGGCCATTGCGATCGATATGGACGAAGCCATCCGACATGGTGTCGATGGCGCCGCGCAGCCGCTGATGGCTGCGCTTCTGACCGTGATGCATCAGGGTGGCGAGCACGCCCAGGCCGGCAACTGTCGCGAGAATGCCGGCGGCCGACATCTGCCCCAGGGTCTGTAACTCGATCAAGCTGTTGCGGACGGTCTGCTGGTCATCGGTCAGCGTGGCCTCAAGGTGCCGGATTGCCGGGTCGAGCCGCAATGCGCCCTCGGCGAGATGGCGGCGCAGTTCGTCGGCCGTGGGGGTGACATCGACGGCGCGAAGGCCGGTCAACCAGGCGAGGTCTGCGCTGGCGATGGCCAGAAGCGCCTCACCATCCGGCAGTGACGCCATCACCGCGGCCGGCCCGGCTAGCCGCAGGTTTGACAGATGGGCCGTCATATGGACGATTTCCCGGTCCAGAACATCGGCCGCAGTGGTGCCGGCGCCACCCGTCATGGACGGATCCGGGTGAGACGGTCCGGGATGGGAAGGGCCGCCGATCAGGTGCAGACCGCCCGCCAGTTCCAGATAGCAGCGCTCCAGGCGCCGCAGGGTCGATACGGTTTGCGACAGATCGACATGGCTGGTCAGCACGGTCTGCCTGAGCAGATTGTTGCTGTGCAGCAGGCCGGCCGAGAACAGCAGCAGCGCCGCCAGCATCATGGCCAGGGCTGCCGGGCGCAGCCACGCATAGTGCTTAGGGGGGGGCACCGGCAGAAGCGGTCGCGGGCCGGTTTCACCCTGCTGTCGATCTCCGGTCATTGCCGCCTTCCGGCCGCGGGTGCCGCGCAGATCGGTATCCATCGCGGCATGCACCGTCATCTGTTGCGATGGCGAAGACGGTAAGCAAATCCCGCGCCACCATCGCCACAGGACGGCCTTATTGCAGCCGCCAGACCCCGTCGAGATGACGCCATTTGGCCGGGGCCGCCAGGGCCGCATTGGCCACAGTCACCGAATGAATTGCCCCCTCTATCTCGCGTGTCCAGAACTGCAGGAAAGCCTGTAACTTTGGAAATCGCGGCGCCAGATCCAGAAACTGCCAGACAAGGCTCTGCAGAACCATAGGATGATCCGGCATATAGTATATGATTTCCGCAGTGGTTATCCGGTTGTTACGAAGGACCGCTTCAATATCAGTCATATCCACCCTCCATCTTTTCAGATGACGCGATGTCGGTGCGGGAGTTCATATCTATATATGATATTTTCAGAATCAATTTTTCAAGATCCAATCGAAGGTGAGGGGCGATGACTGACGCGGCCGGTTATTCATTGGCACTCCATCGCGATTGCTGCTGACTTGTGCTTACCGAGTGCTGTCGCGGCAAAGGGGTGGCAAGGCGGCCCCACGCAGTTTGCAATGCATTTTGCGTGAGGCGGTTTTAAGACGCAGTCGCAGTCTGCGACTCTCAGCCTCTGGCACACCCGGATGGGCGGCGATAGGCGGCAAATTCCGGCGGCACCGGGCGGGTGGCGGCGGAGGGCGCGGTGATCGGCGTCCCCGCCGTCAGCGCCAGCGGCACAACACCGGCCCAGACCGGCCGGTCCATGTCCTGTGGCTGATCACCCGGCGGGCCGGCCCGCCACTTCACCGATACCTCGTCGAGGGCGATCCGGAGCACGTGGGTGGCTTTCAGTTCCTGATCCGAGCCGGGGCGTGGCTCATGCGGGTCGCGGCCCGGCACCACATGACGCATGAAGGCATCCAGGGCGGCCGCTTTCGCGACCGGATCGTCGACCGGCTCGAACCGTCCGAAGATGATGGCCGATCGATAGTTCATGGAGTGATTGAAGGTCGAGCGGGCGATGACCAGCCCATCCAGCACCGTCACGGCGACCGAGGCGGGGGCGCCGTCGGCGAGCACCTGCATGAACCGGGTCTTGCGGGCTCCGTGGATGTACAGATGGTCGCCCGCGCGCCAGCAGGCGATCGGCAGCACCACCGGCTGACCATCGTCGGCGAAGGCGATATGGGCGAGAAGTGCCTCGTCGAGCAGGTCGTTCAGCATCGCCCGGTCGGTTGCCGCCCGGTCGGGCAACCGCGTCAGGGTCGTCCGGGGCGTCGACCCGAGAGGCGGGACCGGTGGCGCGGGTGGCAGATCGGTATCAATGGTCATGGGGTGGTCCGTTCATGGCGGCGTGTGGTGTTATGGCGCAGCCTATGAGATGATTGGTCTGATCTAATGATCCAAATATGAGATCTATGAATGGACCAATCTTCGAAAACGCATGAGACCGACCTCGCTGCCGACCTCGCTGCCCTGCTTCCCCATTGGCCGGATCGGTCCTCCAGCCTGCGCGACCCGCTGGCCGCCGGCGTGGGGCAGGGGTTGTATGGCGCGTTGCGCGACGCGATTCTGGCCGGCCGTCTGGCACCGGGCGCGCGTCTGCCGGCCAGCCGCAGTCTTGCCGCGGCCCTTGGTGTCGCCCGGGGCACAGTTGTCGGCGCCTATGAGCAACTGGTGGCGGAAGGCTATCTGACCGCGCGCATCGGCGATGGGACCAGGGTCTCGGCCGATCTGCCCGATTCCCAGTTGGCGTTGTCACCGCCCCGCTCCGCCATGTCGTCGGCACCCCCGGCACCGGCATCGGCAGTTGCACCGGCAGCGGGGATGCCGGCGGGCTGGCCGCCGCCGGTCTTTGCCGAAGGCATCGGCGCGCTTGATCAGTTTCCGTTGGCGGCATGGAACCGGGCGCTCGTCCATGGCATGAAAGCTGGCGGGACCGACGCCCTGGCGGTTGCCGATCCCGCCGGTGCGCTGGTTCTGCGCCAGGCCGTTGCCGCACATCTGGTGGCGACGCGGGCGGTGATCGCGACCCCCGCGCGGGTGCTGATCACAGCAGGTGCCCAGCAGGCACTGGATCTTGCCTGCCGGATGGTCATCGGTCGTGACGAACCGGTCTGGGTGGAAGACCCGGGCTATCGCGGCATCAGGACCGCCTTGGGCCTGATCGGCGCGCGGCCGGTGCCGGTGCCGCTGGATGCCGACGGCTTCGACC
The sequence above is drawn from the Tistrella bauzanensis genome and encodes:
- the pdxR gene encoding MocR-like pyridoxine biosynthesis transcription factor PdxR; protein product: MDQSSKTHETDLAADLAALLPHWPDRSSSLRDPLAAGVGQGLYGALRDAILAGRLAPGARLPASRSLAAALGVARGTVVGAYEQLVAEGYLTARIGDGTRVSADLPDSQLALSPPRSAMSSAPPAPASAVAPAAGMPAGWPPPVFAEGIGALDQFPLAAWNRALVHGMKAGGTDALAVADPAGALVLRQAVAAHLVATRAVIATPARVLITAGAQQALDLACRMVIGRDEPVWVEDPGYRGIRTALGLIGARPVPVPLDADGFDPDAAEAMAPAARSCILTPSHQYPLGMTLPLARRLRLIDRAAAQGGWIIEDDYDSEFRYAGRPIPSLQGLDGHGRTIYIGSFSKVLAPGIRLGYLVVPEGHVARFAEGLRALGPPSALVLQPALARFMTDGHLGRHVRRMRALYTRRRAAVIEAIERRVIAPQPGRGMAISAGAGGMSLVLHLPAGTDDVALAAAMARAGMRGSALAPHFLSDARRRPGLILGFAALPERAADAAVARLARLIG
- a CDS encoding Usg family protein; the protein is MTDIEAVLRNNRITTAEIIYYMPDHPMVLQSLVWQFLDLAPRFPKLQAFLQFWTREIEGAIHSVTVANAALAAPAKWRHLDGVWRLQ
- a CDS encoding pyridoxamine 5'-phosphate oxidase family protein; this translates as MTIDTDLPPAPPVPPLGSTPRTTLTRLPDRAATDRAMLNDLLDEALLAHIAFADDGQPVVLPIACWRAGDHLYIHGARKTRFMQVLADGAPASVAVTVLDGLVIARSTFNHSMNYRSAIIFGRFEPVDDPVAKAAALDAFMRHVVPGRDPHEPRPGSDQELKATHVLRIALDEVSVKWRAGPPGDQPQDMDRPVWAGVVPLALTAGTPITAPSAATRPVPPEFAAYRRPSGCARG
- a CDS encoding sensor histidine kinase, translated to MTGDRQQGETGPRPLLPVPPPKHYAWLRPAALAMMLAALLLFSAGLLHSNNLLRQTVLTSHVDLSQTVSTLRRLERCYLELAGGLHLIGGPSHPGPSHPDPSMTGGAGTTAADVLDREIVHMTAHLSNLRLAGPAAVMASLPDGEALLAIASADLAWLTGLRAVDVTPTADELRRHLAEGALRLDPAIRHLEATLTDDQQTVRNSLIELQTLGQMSAAGILATVAGLGVLATLMHHGQKRSHQRLRGAIDTMSDGFVHIDRNGRITVANDQLLRYLPRETLSVGGLGTAEGLGRAIAMAAADPEATRGALVAILGGATPPALPEPRRDRSRPLAGQTDIALADGRWLRLRSHDGGDGGRAVALIDVTAEHRDLAQRHRKALVFEHLTDGLVVADAQGMMIDVSPSTARIYGVEPAALWGQPLGLLIQPSDAISVTRGIMETLRDQDVVTRSFPIARPAPGGGMIATGRTAEATLIALHDPSAGFDGAIAVIRDVSEARRMDRLKAAFVAVAAHELRTPTTAIVGALKLACSGVGGPVSEPLAGLLRMAMRNGDRLTAVIDDILDVERLESGQFTLTRAPIVLSLLLETIATEAAATAGSLLIISPAPSAAAGLTVPGDLQRLVQALVKVCEYVSAAVDGTATIGLDWRIAGDRLHLSAALTESQVSPPVVAAAIPAQVLPPQTVRRAGYIGFGLATARALIERHGGTLSYTADDGIAGRFDIDLPATEPVIAA